From Culicoidibacter larvae, one genomic window encodes:
- a CDS encoding alpha/beta hydrolase, which translates to MRVSNEMMNDEVRNLGRGMRLFNFRNETMFRGAAWLTRKVMLGRTSKLLDCSEVSVQRSDGSLLRLCVYKSLQGAQGVPGVLWIHGGGYATGVPEMDLSYYQMLVEQHNCVIVAPDYTLSIDKPYPAAIDDCYLALLWMKQHADELGVNDEQLFIIGRSAGGGLTAALTMLARDRGEVNVAFQMPMYPMLDDGNDSASAQDNTAPVWDARSNELAWKLYLGEAYGADRVPPPYAAPARADDYRNLPPTYTFVGTIEPFYDETLQYIADLQQAGVEATVDTYEGCYHAFDQLCANTEIGKLATKRWLEQYKYAAEHYFAPQFTDEK; encoded by the coding sequence ATGCGGGTTAGCAATGAAATGATGAACGATGAGGTACGTAATTTAGGACGCGGTATGCGGCTTTTTAATTTTCGCAATGAGACGATGTTTCGTGGGGCAGCGTGGTTGACGAGAAAAGTGATGCTGGGCAGAACTTCTAAGTTGCTTGATTGCAGTGAGGTGAGTGTGCAGCGAAGCGATGGCAGTTTGCTGCGTTTGTGTGTTTATAAGTCGTTACAAGGCGCTCAGGGAGTTCCTGGTGTGCTTTGGATTCATGGCGGTGGTTATGCAACCGGCGTTCCGGAGATGGATTTGAGCTATTATCAGATGTTGGTTGAGCAGCATAATTGTGTGATTGTTGCACCAGATTATACGCTTTCAATTGATAAGCCGTATCCGGCAGCAATTGATGATTGCTATCTGGCATTGCTTTGGATGAAGCAGCATGCGGATGAGTTAGGTGTTAATGATGAGCAGTTATTCATTATTGGTCGCAGTGCCGGCGGTGGATTGACGGCAGCATTGACGATGCTGGCGCGTGACCGCGGTGAAGTGAATGTTGCTTTTCAAATGCCTATGTATCCGATGCTGGATGATGGTAATGATTCTGCTTCGGCGCAGGATAATACGGCGCCGGTTTGGGATGCTCGCAGCAACGAGTTAGCTTGGAAATTATATTTAGGTGAAGCGTATGGTGCAGATAGGGTGCCACCGCCATATGCGGCGCCGGCACGAGCTGATGATTATCGCAATTTGCCACCGACATATACTTTTGTTGGTACCATTGAACCTTTCTATGACGAGACCCTGCAATATATTGCTGATCTGCAGCAGGCAGGAGTTGAAGCGACGGTCGATACTTATGAAGGTTGTTACCATGCTTTTGATCAATTATGCGCCAATACTGAGATTGGCAAACTGGCAACGAAACGCTGGCTGGAGCAATATAAATATGCTGCTGAGCATTATTTCGCACCACAATTTACTGATGAAAAATAG
- a CDS encoding 6-phosphogluconolactonase: protein MKIILENSYEKLSETLAMIMISEMSKPGRVNVDFTDGVSPVGAYELVAKKVQEDPERYHNVHYYSHGESTYPPKSVAGMLKEQIFDPFMVPQENIHLIDVNDIYKQIHDIEAAGGLDLSVLGLGADAHFCVNFPDSTQFDKLIYKYEPKDYDWYEETRKKYGIDAFSGMVTFGFKMVAKTRRVVMIVNGTNKAQAVKDMLTQPISTHYPATILRCLDNFTLILDADAASLLTEEDIANAKL from the coding sequence ATGAAAATTATTCTTGAAAATTCTTATGAGAAGCTGAGTGAAACCTTAGCAATGATTATGATTAGTGAGATGTCGAAACCAGGCCGAGTGAATGTTGACTTTACTGATGGTGTTTCACCAGTTGGTGCTTATGAACTGGTTGCTAAGAAAGTACAGGAGGATCCTGAGCGTTATCATAATGTGCATTATTATAGTCATGGTGAATCAACGTATCCACCAAAAAGTGTTGCTGGTATGTTGAAGGAACAGATTTTCGATCCATTTATGGTGCCGCAAGAAAATATTCATTTGATTGATGTTAATGATATTTATAAACAAATTCATGATATTGAAGCTGCCGGCGGTTTGGATTTATCAGTTTTAGGGTTAGGTGCGGATGCTCATTTTTGTGTTAACTTTCCTGATTCAACTCAGTTTGATAAATTGATTTATAAGTATGAGCCAAAGGATTATGATTGGTATGAGGAAACTCGTAAAAAATATGGTATTGATGCATTTAGCGGGATGGTCACTTTTGGATTTAAGATGGTTGCTAAAACCAGACGAGTAGTTATGATTGTTAATGGTACTAATAAGGCGCAGGCAGTGAAAGATATGTTGACACAACCGATTTCAACACATTATCCGGCAACAATTTTACGTTGTCTTGATAATTTCACTTTGATTCTTGATGCTGATGCGGCTTCGTTATTAACTGAAGAAGATATCGCTAACGCAAAACTTTAA
- a CDS encoding MucBP domain-containing protein, which produces MKKIMLTLVSVILVFVGLQAQVYAISEHEYDMTDSLRLIDKGTSDLNGYGTFTHTGSSYFNKQYKYMLLTKTSTIVNTSNSTMKAQLYLPYYYAYGLNDTDNTSYVGIGYPANWNSESNKFLFDNYVSNGAFINSYDSDIVSLNYPLRKDLKNSEYFIDDLVYQQGELADWSQSVPVVRQLASESPDDTVIAFDMGTLAPGESKTFSYVIKSYGLQHYSGVSGVDFITYLRFEVAAKPVMVHYVDQFGNTIADDSIINGNGEQLVNETYNTIAKDIDGYQLIETTDNTSGTLSDQEQTVTYTYQKVDKPVNGEVTVNYKDIDGNALCDAIILSDVVGATYKTDARTFSGWTLKTVEGNAEGIYAAEPQQVSYIYEPEAATNSEIGMLPNTGNNHDFNIVSGAGTFIIAGAVLAIMYFKRK; this is translated from the coding sequence ATGAAAAAAATTATGTTAACGCTTGTTTCGGTAATTTTAGTGTTTGTTGGATTGCAGGCACAAGTTTATGCGATATCGGAACACGAATATGATATGACTGATTCACTTCGATTAATTGATAAGGGTACTTCTGATCTAAATGGTTATGGTACGTTTACTCATACCGGTTCATCATATTTCAATAAGCAATATAAGTACATGTTGCTAACCAAAACGTCAACCATTGTCAATACTAGTAATTCTACAATGAAAGCACAATTATATCTTCCATATTATTATGCGTATGGTTTGAATGATACTGACAATACAAGTTATGTTGGTATTGGTTATCCGGCTAATTGGAATAGTGAATCAAATAAATTTCTTTTTGATAATTATGTAAGCAATGGTGCGTTTATTAATTCTTATGATAGTGATATTGTATCGCTGAATTATCCATTGCGGAAAGACTTGAAAAACAGTGAGTATTTTATCGATGATTTAGTTTATCAACAGGGAGAACTTGCAGATTGGTCACAAAGCGTACCGGTTGTACGTCAGTTAGCCAGCGAAAGTCCAGACGATACTGTTATTGCTTTTGACATGGGTACTTTGGCACCGGGAGAGAGTAAAACATTTTCATATGTAATTAAGAGTTATGGTTTGCAACATTACTCTGGAGTATCCGGGGTCGACTTTATAACTTATTTACGTTTTGAAGTTGCTGCTAAACCGGTTATGGTTCACTATGTTGATCAATTCGGTAATACAATAGCTGATGACAGCATTATTAATGGAAATGGTGAGCAGCTAGTCAATGAAACATACAATACTATTGCCAAAGATATAGATGGCTATCAGCTAATTGAAACAACTGATAATACCAGCGGTACATTAAGTGATCAAGAACAAACGGTTACGTATACATACCAAAAAGTAGATAAGCCAGTTAATGGAGAAGTAACAGTCAATTATAAAGATATTGATGGTAATGCTTTGTGTGACGCAATAATATTGAGCGATGTTGTTGGTGCTACCTATAAAACCGATGCTAGGACTTTTAGTGGTTGGACATTGAAAACAGTTGAGGGGAATGCCGAAGGTATTTATGCAGCTGAACCGCAACAGGTTTCATATATTTATGAACCGGAAGCGGCAACTAACAGTGAAATCGGGATGTTACCAAATACCGGAAACAATCATGATTTTAATATAGTTTCTGGGGCAGGAACATTTATTATTGCCGGAGCGGTATTAGCAATAATGTATTTTAAACGGAAATAA
- a CDS encoding B3/4 domain-containing protein, which translates to MNRIIVESAFWELFPEAEIQILVVKAIDNHVVEAKNDYFAALLADGANDAGQYLTDANFSQNRVVAEWREAFSKFKTKKGARASIEALLKRASQGHEFRPINPLVDIYNSVSLQFAVPCGGEDIDTIEGDLRLGKAQGRESFLPLGADADAPALPGEIIYYDDAGAICRCLNWREAQRTMLTEDTVNAVLVIEAINREQAMRAREAAAKMKQLLDGYFNVESVTYQLSVENPEIVL; encoded by the coding sequence ATGAATAGGATTATTGTTGAGTCGGCTTTTTGGGAACTTTTTCCTGAGGCGGAAATTCAGATTTTAGTAGTGAAGGCTATTGATAATCATGTTGTTGAGGCAAAGAATGATTACTTTGCGGCTCTGCTTGCAGATGGCGCAAATGATGCCGGTCAATATTTGACCGATGCTAATTTCAGCCAAAATAGAGTAGTTGCAGAATGGCGTGAGGCATTTTCTAAGTTTAAGACTAAGAAGGGTGCGCGGGCATCAATTGAGGCGTTATTGAAGCGAGCGAGTCAGGGACATGAGTTTCGGCCGATTAATCCTTTGGTGGATATTTATAATTCGGTTTCGTTGCAATTTGCAGTGCCATGTGGTGGCGAGGATATTGATACGATTGAGGGCGATTTACGTTTAGGTAAAGCGCAGGGTCGCGAAAGCTTTTTGCCACTTGGTGCGGATGCGGATGCGCCGGCATTGCCTGGTGAAATTATCTATTATGATGATGCCGGAGCGATTTGCCGTTGTTTGAATTGGCGTGAGGCGCAGCGGACAATGTTGACTGAGGATACAGTGAATGCGGTGTTGGTGATTGAGGCAATCAATCGCGAGCAGGCTATGCGAGCGCGCGAGGCGGCAGCGAAGATGAAACAGTTGCTTGATGGCTACTTTAATGTCGAGAGCGTTACATATCAGTTGAGTGTTGAAAATCCGGAGATTGTTTTGTAG
- a CDS encoding ASCH domain-containing protein, which translates to MERIEQYWQQFLHETDRSADTKYLESFYFGSNEQSANNLLQLVLSGKKKATCSSLAYFEAIGEEVPKPGDFSIITDWAGTPFCVIQTKQVALMAFKDMTFDICKREGEDEHLESWQSNHIYFFTEEGKQYGYEFSWDMEVVFEDFEVVYTEESMYDIDNARL; encoded by the coding sequence ATGGAGCGCATCGAACAATATTGGCAACAGTTTTTGCATGAAACTGACCGCAGTGCTGATACAAAATATCTAGAGAGTTTTTATTTTGGCAGCAACGAGCAATCTGCCAATAATTTATTGCAATTAGTGCTGAGTGGTAAAAAGAAAGCAACTTGTTCTAGTTTGGCATATTTTGAAGCGATTGGCGAGGAGGTGCCCAAACCTGGTGATTTTTCAATTATCACTGATTGGGCGGGAACGCCGTTTTGTGTTATTCAAACTAAGCAAGTAGCGCTTATGGCTTTTAAAGATATGACTTTTGATATTTGCAAACGCGAAGGCGAAGATGAGCATCTTGAGTCATGGCAAAGTAATCATATTTACTTTTTTACTGAAGAGGGTAAGCAGTATGGTTATGAATTTTCTTGGGATATGGAAGTTGTTTTTGAGGATTTCGAAGTAGTTTATACGGAGGAAAGTATGTATGATATTGATAATGCTAGATTGTGA
- a CDS encoding MraY family glycosyltransferase, whose amino-acid sequence MQYLAFFCVCFIISSLATPFVQRIAVHIGALDYPNERKIHKSVIPRLGGLAIFISFLFGYTFFAANYQNMDFILVGAIMIVLMGIFDDIKPLKAWQKFLVQVIAAVIVVYFGNFVVYDIGFLDFQLVFTPVFAQIFTVVWIVGITNAINLIDGLDGLAAGISTISFVTIGMLAIFDNSLAGATLVATVAMILAGATAGFLVFNFPPAKIFMGDTGAQFLGFMIAILSVYGYKQAAFASFLVPIVILAIPILDTLFAIVRRVIKKQSFATPDRGHLHHRLLDSTKSPRMAIILIYLIDILFSSTAIMYSFSRFWGTILLIILLIVGEIFIEYFGLINARYRPLLAIGGKVYQKIGTAEQKEERAHRRRIQQLRNQRKREQKRRDSSK is encoded by the coding sequence ATGCAATATTTGGCATTCTTTTGTGTTTGCTTTATTATAAGTTCACTGGCAACACCGTTTGTACAACGGATTGCAGTACATATTGGGGCATTAGATTATCCCAATGAGCGAAAAATTCATAAGTCAGTCATTCCGCGGTTAGGTGGATTAGCGATTTTTATCTCGTTTTTATTTGGCTATACTTTTTTTGCTGCTAATTATCAAAATATGGATTTTATTTTAGTTGGGGCAATTATGATTGTGCTAATGGGTATTTTTGATGATATTAAACCGCTTAAGGCTTGGCAGAAGTTTTTAGTGCAGGTTATTGCCGCAGTTATTGTTGTTTATTTTGGGAACTTTGTTGTTTATGATATTGGCTTTTTAGATTTTCAGTTAGTATTTACGCCGGTTTTCGCACAAATCTTTACAGTAGTGTGGATTGTTGGGATTACCAATGCGATTAATTTGATTGATGGGTTAGATGGTTTAGCAGCCGGAATTTCAACCATTAGTTTTGTAACTATCGGTATGCTGGCAATTTTTGATAATTCTCTTGCCGGAGCAACTCTGGTTGCGACGGTGGCGATGATTTTAGCCGGAGCAACGGCGGGATTCTTGGTGTTTAACTTTCCACCGGCTAAGATTTTCATGGGTGATACCGGGGCACAGTTCCTTGGCTTCATGATTGCGATTTTATCAGTATACGGTTATAAACAAGCTGCCTTTGCATCATTTTTGGTACCGATTGTAATCTTGGCAATCCCAATATTGGATACGCTGTTTGCAATTGTCCGCCGGGTTATTAAAAAGCAGTCTTTTGCGACACCGGACCGAGGACATTTGCATCACCGTTTATTGGATTCAACTAAATCACCGCGAATGGCAATTATTTTAATTTATTTAATTGATATTTTATTTTCGTCAACAGCAATTATGTATTCATTTTCACGGTTCTGGGGAACAATATTATTGATTATTTTATTAATTGTCGGAGAAATATTTATTGAATATTTTGGGTTGATTAATGCAAGGTATAGACCGTTGCTGGCAATTGGTGGCAAGGTTTATCAGAAGATAGGAACAGCTGAGCAGAAAGAGGAACGTGCGCATCGACGCCGCATTCAGCAGTTACGCAACCAGCGTAAGCGTGAACAGAAGCGACGCGATTCCAGTAAATAA
- a CDS encoding ATP-dependent helicase — translation MSDAKHRLLDGLNANQQQAVSTTEGYVRVIAGAGSGKTRVLTHRVAYIVEEHKAWPSEILAITFTNKAAAEMRERIDHLLPDDSRSIWIMTYHALCARILRMNIDALGYPRDFIILDSDDQKQVLKNIYAELHIDIKEIPYNFALSHISNSKMDLINPKDAEASATFPLEVKLASIYKAYVKYLTAQKVLDFDDLLLFTYKLLKENAEVLAQYQRKFKYIHVDEFQDTNGIQFEIVKMLSGMHENLCIVGDPDQAIYGWRGADPKIILDFEQYFKGVQTIILDRNYRSTQSILNAANKLIEHNRDRVKKDLQAHHGMGEAVSFFEAADDTQEAQYVAHTIDQLLAEHGNGILNDIAVLYRSNYLSRILETTLIDAHIPYRIYGDIRFYERKEIKDMISYLRLIHNPNDDLAFNRVVNEPKRGIGPKAMSVLADYAEANNCSRFECLANIDALGFTPKVRKALSEFAEVIIELHELQATKSLADIFAEVYQRSGYKDMLTADPQNQSRVENINALETSLKELDTQESDDDTSKLAAYLQDIALYTSQDDDQNDDGVTLMTVHSAKGLEFDYVFIYGMNDAVFPSKRSLEEGNIEEERRLAYVAMTRAKKQLYITASAGYNFISKMTKVPSLFLNEAGLWEGNQYKNERIIQKPLETFKKNDRIQNIEVSTDFKTGQKVTHNKYGDGIIVSLDGDLGTIAFAKPHGIKTIVVSHQFLKIKE, via the coding sequence ATGAGTGATGCAAAACATCGTCTTTTAGACGGATTAAATGCGAATCAGCAACAGGCAGTTTCAACAACAGAGGGCTATGTACGGGTTATTGCCGGTGCCGGTTCGGGGAAGACCAGAGTATTGACGCACCGGGTTGCATATATTGTGGAAGAACACAAGGCATGGCCAAGTGAGATTTTAGCAATTACCTTTACCAATAAAGCAGCAGCTGAGATGCGCGAGCGGATTGATCATTTGCTGCCGGATGATAGCCGCAGTATCTGGATTATGACTTATCATGCACTTTGTGCCCGGATTTTACGAATGAATATTGATGCTTTGGGTTATCCGCGTGATTTTATTATTTTAGATAGTGACGACCAAAAGCAGGTATTAAAAAATATTTATGCGGAATTACATATTGATATTAAGGAAATACCATATAATTTTGCTTTAAGTCATATATCAAACAGTAAGATGGATTTAATTAATCCTAAAGACGCTGAGGCAAGCGCAACATTTCCTTTGGAAGTGAAGCTGGCGTCCATATATAAGGCGTATGTGAAGTATTTGACTGCTCAGAAAGTTTTGGATTTTGATGACTTACTGTTATTTACTTATAAACTTTTAAAAGAAAATGCTGAAGTATTAGCACAGTATCAACGTAAATTTAAATATATTCACGTGGACGAGTTTCAAGATACCAATGGTATTCAATTTGAAATTGTTAAGATGTTAAGCGGTATGCATGAAAACTTATGTATTGTTGGTGATCCTGACCAGGCAATTTATGGCTGGCGTGGCGCTGATCCGAAAATTATTCTCGACTTTGAACAGTACTTTAAAGGCGTTCAGACAATCATTTTGGATCGCAACTACCGTTCAACGCAATCAATTTTAAATGCGGCGAATAAGTTGATTGAGCATAACCGTGACCGAGTGAAGAAAGACTTACAGGCGCATCATGGTATGGGTGAGGCAGTTAGTTTTTTTGAAGCAGCTGACGATACTCAGGAGGCGCAATATGTTGCGCATACCATTGACCAGTTGCTTGCTGAACATGGTAATGGTATTTTAAATGATATTGCCGTGTTGTATCGCTCAAACTACTTATCTCGAATATTGGAGACGACTTTAATTGATGCCCATATACCATACCGGATTTATGGCGATATTCGATTTTATGAACGTAAAGAAATCAAAGATATGATTTCATACTTACGTTTAATCCATAATCCAAATGATGATTTAGCTTTTAACCGGGTTGTTAATGAACCAAAACGTGGCATTGGTCCAAAAGCGATGTCAGTGCTTGCTGATTATGCTGAGGCAAATAATTGCTCACGATTTGAATGTTTGGCTAATATTGATGCTTTGGGCTTCACGCCGAAGGTACGCAAAGCCTTGAGTGAGTTTGCTGAGGTTATTATAGAGCTGCATGAGCTCCAAGCAACCAAGTCACTTGCTGATATTTTTGCTGAAGTATACCAAAGAAGTGGATATAAGGACATGTTGACAGCAGATCCGCAAAATCAATCGCGGGTTGAGAACATTAACGCTTTAGAAACATCGCTGAAAGAACTGGATACCCAAGAGAGTGATGATGACACTTCTAAGTTAGCTGCTTATTTGCAGGATATAGCATTATATACTAGCCAGGATGATGATCAAAATGATGATGGTGTAACCTTAATGACGGTACATAGCGCCAAAGGATTAGAATTTGATTATGTTTTTATTTATGGTATGAATGACGCTGTCTTTCCGTCAAAACGTTCGCTTGAAGAAGGTAATATTGAAGAAGAGCGACGGCTCGCATATGTAGCAATGACAAGGGCTAAGAAGCAATTATACATTACCGCATCAGCGGGTTATAACTTTATTTCCAAAATGACTAAAGTACCATCGTTATTCCTTAATGAAGCTGGACTTTGGGAAGGAAACCAATACAAAAATGAAAGAATAATACAAAAACCATTGGAAACTTTCAAGAAAAATGATAGAATACAGAATATAGAAGTAAGCACTGATTTTAAAACCGGTCAAAAAGTCACCCATAACAAATATGGTGATGGAATAATAGTGAGTTTAGATGGTGATTTAGGCACAATTGCATTTGCAAAACCCCATGGAATTAAAACGATTGTGGTGTCACATCAATTTCTTAAGATAAAGGAGTAA
- a CDS encoding MarR family winged helix-turn-helix transcriptional regulator, protein MPNILREIGKIARGLDSISNIEFKDVNLSRGQYVYLVRICEHPGIIQEKLAELIMVDRTTTARAIKRLEASGFVERRGDSENRKIRKLFPTKRALEVYPFIIRENIYSNQVVLAGLSTKEAEILADLLVKVRENVEVDWELVKKGHKREY, encoded by the coding sequence ATGCCTAATATTTTGCGTGAAATCGGGAAGATTGCCCGGGGCCTAGATTCAATTAGTAATATTGAGTTTAAAGATGTTAATTTAAGTCGTGGTCAGTATGTATATTTGGTACGTATTTGTGAACATCCGGGTATTATCCAAGAGAAACTAGCCGAGTTAATTATGGTGGATCGCACGACAACTGCCAGAGCGATAAAGCGATTAGAGGCAAGCGGTTTTGTTGAACGTCGCGGTGATAGTGAGAACCGGAAAATCAGAAAGTTATTTCCAACTAAGCGGGCATTGGAAGTATATCCATTTATTATTCGTGAGAATATTTATTCTAATCAAGTGGTGCTAGCCGGCTTATCAACTAAAGAAGCGGAGATACTTGCCGATTTATTAGTTAAGGTGAGGGAAAATGTTGAGGTGGACTGGGAACTGGTCAAGAAGGGCCATAAACGTGAATATTAA
- a CDS encoding GNAT family N-acetyltransferase, with protein MVKLKKLSVNDAAVLQEISVLTYKDTFDPYNSAENMAIYLEEAYNIPKLERELQNPESEFYFLFVDGRLAAYLKLNVGAAQSETIADNALEVERIYVKPEFKRRGLGKYLMEKSEAIAKELGKSSMWLGVWEDNKAAQSFYEQMGFAIVGSHSFFMADDEQTDLIMAKEI; from the coding sequence ATAGTGAAGTTGAAGAAATTAAGTGTAAATGATGCTGCGGTATTGCAGGAGATTAGTGTTTTAACTTATAAAGATACTTTTGACCCATATAATAGTGCAGAGAATATGGCGATTTATTTGGAGGAAGCTTATAATATTCCTAAGCTAGAACGTGAATTGCAAAATCCTGAATCAGAATTTTATTTTTTATTTGTTGATGGACGGTTAGCGGCTTATTTGAAGTTGAATGTTGGAGCCGCGCAAAGTGAAACAATTGCTGATAATGCGCTTGAAGTTGAGCGGATTTATGTGAAGCCAGAATTTAAGCGTCGTGGTTTAGGTAAGTATTTGATGGAAAAGTCCGAAGCAATTGCCAAAGAACTTGGCAAGAGCTCAATGTGGCTTGGCGTTTGGGAAGACAACAAAGCTGCCCAAAGTTTTTATGAGCAAATGGGGTTTGCTATTGTTGGCAGTCATTCGTTTTTTATGGCTGATGATGAGCAAACAGATTTGATTATGGCAAAAGAAATTTAG
- a CDS encoding HD domain-containing protein: MIKIQELRNLKDNTEVTMLYALVANVTSKTAANGIYLDVDLQDSTGSTVGKVWQATEEQLQIIGGFIGKIVNVTGVKVTYRDQMQLKISNITEADSQAIEMFVESAPVAKNELQESIERYILLVEDPTMQRITRKLISKYSEQFYTHPAASKNHHEYMSGLAYHTDSMLKLADAMATLYPSLNRSYLYAGIILHDLGKVIELSGPVSPTYTTVGKLIGHINIIVSEIHVVAHELGLNSEAENESLMILEHLVLSHHGKYEYGSPKLPMMREAEIIHYIDNIDARMMMLDRALDATSPGDFTPRIFALENRQFYKPKSEN; this comes from the coding sequence ATGATTAAAATTCAAGAATTACGAAATTTAAAAGACAATACTGAAGTGACAATGCTATATGCATTAGTGGCAAATGTAACAAGTAAGACGGCAGCTAATGGTATTTATTTAGATGTTGATTTACAAGATAGTACCGGAAGCACTGTGGGTAAAGTTTGGCAAGCTACTGAGGAGCAATTACAAATTATTGGTGGCTTTATTGGTAAAATTGTTAATGTTACCGGGGTAAAGGTTACTTATCGTGATCAAATGCAATTAAAAATCAGTAATATTACCGAAGCTGATTCACAAGCTATTGAAATGTTTGTTGAGAGTGCACCAGTTGCGAAGAATGAGTTGCAGGAGTCGATTGAACGCTATATTTTATTAGTTGAAGATCCTACAATGCAACGCATTACCAGAAAACTGATTAGTAAATATAGTGAACAGTTTTATACGCATCCAGCTGCCAGTAAAAATCATCATGAATATATGAGCGGACTTGCTTATCATACTGATTCAATGCTTAAATTGGCTGATGCCATGGCAACTTTATATCCGAGTTTAAATCGTTCTTATTTGTATGCCGGTATTATTTTACACGATTTAGGGAAAGTAATTGAACTTTCCGGACCGGTTTCGCCGACATATACTACAGTCGGAAAATTAATTGGTCATATTAATATTATTGTTAGTGAAATTCACGTGGTTGCTCATGAGCTTGGCTTAAATAGTGAAGCTGAAAATGAATCATTGATGATTCTTGAGCATTTGGTGTTAAGCCACCACGGGAAATATGAATATGGCAGTCCTAAATTGCCAATGATGCGTGAAGCGGAGATTATTCATTATATCGACAATATTGATGCCCGTATGATGATGTTGGATCGAGCGCTCGATGCGACATCACCCGGAGATTTCACCCCAAGAATTTTTGCCTTGGAGAATCGTCAGTTCTACAAACCAAAATCAGAAAACTAA
- a CDS encoding GNAT family N-acetyltransferase has protein sequence MEVKLFAKDDLALAVQLVDELWGDTKMVLRGQLVDVHDADGAVLVYDGAAIAGILTYIILEDKFEILTFNSLIEHKGVGRMLMDVAIQIAKESHYDEVWVLTTNDNTRALKFYQRYGFALVRVNFNALDASRQLKPEIPEFGADNIRLDHEFILKLALV, from the coding sequence ATGGAAGTGAAGCTTTTTGCTAAGGATGATTTAGCATTGGCGGTTCAATTGGTTGATGAACTTTGGGGTGATACTAAGATGGTTTTGCGCGGCCAGCTTGTTGATGTTCATGATGCTGATGGAGCTGTGTTAGTGTACGATGGTGCTGCGATTGCTGGTATATTGACGTATATTATTCTTGAGGATAAATTTGAAATTTTGACTTTTAATAGTTTGATTGAGCATAAGGGTGTTGGCCGCATGCTTATGGATGTCGCGATACAGATTGCTAAAGAAAGTCATTACGATGAAGTCTGGGTGCTGACAACTAATGATAATACTCGGGCATTGAAATTTTATCAGCGCTATGGTTTTGCTTTGGTTCGAGTGAATTTTAATGCACTTGATGCATCGCGCCAACTGAAACCGGAAATTCCGGAGTTTGGTGCTGATAATATTCGTTTGGATCATGAGTTTATTTTAAAATTGGCTCTGGTATGA
- a CDS encoding class I SAM-dependent methyltransferase: MKENKYDNPAFFDQYSKMERSTKGLAAAGEWHVLKTMLPDFNGKRVLDLGCGFGWHCQYAAAHGAKSVLGIDLSANMLKEAQRLTTAPQVEYRQMAIEDIDFPADSFDIVISSLAFHYVQSFADVVAKIKTALVDGGHFVFSAEHPIFTAQGTQDWYYDENQQPMFWPVDRYFDESVRTASFLGEAVQKYHKTMSTYINTLLQQGFELTAIAEPDPDPELLKVHPEYKDELRRPMFLLLSAINHK; encoded by the coding sequence ATGAAAGAAAATAAATATGATAATCCCGCCTTTTTTGATCAATACAGCAAAATGGAACGCTCAACCAAAGGTCTCGCCGCTGCTGGTGAATGGCATGTGCTGAAAACGATGCTCCCTGACTTTAACGGCAAACGCGTGCTTGATTTAGGCTGCGGCTTTGGCTGGCATTGTCAGTATGCCGCAGCCCACGGTGCCAAGTCGGTGCTTGGCATTGACCTTTCAGCAAATATGCTGAAAGAAGCGCAGCGGCTGACAACAGCGCCGCAAGTTGAATACCGACAAATGGCAATTGAAGATATTGATTTTCCTGCAGATAGTTTTGATATTGTAATCAGCTCACTGGCATTCCACTATGTGCAATCATTTGCCGATGTTGTTGCCAAAATCAAAACTGCACTCGTCGATGGCGGTCATTTTGTGTTCTCAGCGGAACACCCGATTTTCACTGCCCAAGGCACACAAGATTGGTATTATGATGAAAATCAGCAGCCGATGTTCTGGCCAGTTGATCGCTATTTTGATGAAAGTGTCCGTACTGCATCATTTCTTGGCGAAGCTGTACAAAAATATCACAAAACAATGAGTACTTATATCAACACTTTGTTGCAGCAAGGATTTGAGCTAACCGCAATTGCTGAGCCGGATCCGGATCCGGAATTGTTGAAAGTTCATCCGGAATATAAAGATGAATTACGGCGACCAATGTTTTTACTGCTCAGTGCCATTAATCATAAATAA